Proteins from a single region of Phaeacidiphilus oryzae TH49:
- a CDS encoding helix-turn-helix transcriptional regulator encodes MSKEEAAVGRAAGTVALARQAEGVAGGLRLLAERMRDLGWHVDGYSTDELFNVASALRSSVLAAFGSIRRQQQEAEWETIRQLRTYVTVGEGARVPVSVVHRMTGIGAGTIERWREEQHAEQQHLPHARAGQAAMGTAESGGPAWNEIALASRRSDALVLEIVATAGRPVRHRDVVKGSGLSKGTVSKAVTRLAKAGHLERLEDGAIRPGPMCKVSQHP; translated from the coding sequence ATGAGCAAGGAAGAGGCGGCGGTGGGCCGGGCCGCAGGGACGGTGGCCCTGGCCCGGCAGGCCGAAGGAGTCGCAGGCGGGCTGCGCCTGCTGGCCGAGCGGATGCGGGACCTGGGCTGGCACGTGGACGGCTACAGCACGGATGAGCTGTTCAACGTGGCCTCCGCGCTGCGTAGCAGCGTGCTGGCCGCTTTCGGCTCCATCCGCCGGCAGCAGCAGGAAGCCGAATGGGAGACGATTCGGCAGCTCAGGACGTACGTCACGGTGGGCGAGGGCGCGCGGGTGCCGGTCTCGGTGGTGCACCGGATGACCGGCATCGGAGCGGGCACCATCGAGCGCTGGCGCGAGGAACAGCACGCCGAGCAACAACACCTGCCGCACGCCCGCGCTGGGCAGGCCGCGATGGGGACCGCGGAATCGGGCGGGCCGGCCTGGAACGAGATCGCTCTCGCTTCCCGCCGCAGCGACGCCCTGGTTCTCGAGATCGTGGCGACTGCCGGTCGGCCCGTGCGCCACCGGGACGTCGTAAAGGGCTCTGGGCTCTCCAAGGGCACTGTCTCCAAGGCGGTTACGCGGCTGGCCAAGGCAGGGCACCTGGAACGCCTTGAGGACGGCGCGATCCGCCCGGGCCCCATGTGCAAGGTCTCTCAGCACCCCTGA
- a CDS encoding AbiJ-related protein, producing MATDVVELRQAVEAAVRGLHTCTHRELTALCPQLALPPLPAEGTKWERLSASLAGLRDVDLPQVAQRILDARPTSISRADLFAVENALWATLPTMEIPGRVRRDLSRALDLGLLIYRPDRFEHLLEQWWILDGDPLAGWAGPMARSLRDRITQHVFRNPQDWTTEDLFEHLGAFGTAHARFSGFLEGLVSSQNVPDVSAQTRIVQAANPTLLQAGLRLEQTGVRDGYPHFQLLPVGTRPRRRPKNLIFASPRKPDIRFLDALDNNIEVLQGADEVLVYDRPIGPEGLTWHDLQDWWQHTSGTSDEEEVKATLYTRLLESMPSLRTSPQRALFLIYHELHGPRVPRLPALLPEVWLHWDPKTVAQRGPDALLHHRMDYLLLLPHGRRVVLEVDGAHHYADGQKYTAGVRGDRELRLSGYDVFRFSSTELTNPDHARPLLREFFTRLFDLYDVACARAHHEQRERDVRK from the coding sequence GTGGCGACGGATGTGGTGGAGCTGCGGCAGGCGGTCGAGGCGGCCGTGCGAGGCCTCCACACCTGCACGCACCGCGAGTTGACCGCGCTGTGCCCGCAACTCGCCCTGCCGCCCCTGCCCGCCGAGGGGACCAAGTGGGAACGCCTGAGCGCCAGCTTGGCGGGGCTGCGGGATGTGGACCTGCCCCAGGTCGCCCAGCGCATCCTCGACGCCCGCCCCACTTCCATCTCCAGGGCTGACCTGTTCGCCGTGGAGAACGCCCTGTGGGCCACGCTCCCCACGATGGAGATACCCGGCCGGGTCCGGCGGGACCTCTCGCGCGCGCTCGACCTGGGACTCCTCATCTACCGCCCCGACCGCTTCGAACACCTCCTGGAGCAGTGGTGGATCCTCGACGGCGATCCCCTCGCGGGATGGGCGGGACCCATGGCGCGCAGCCTGCGGGACCGGATCACCCAGCACGTCTTCCGCAACCCGCAGGACTGGACGACCGAGGACCTCTTCGAGCACCTGGGCGCCTTCGGGACAGCGCATGCCCGCTTCAGCGGCTTCCTCGAAGGACTCGTCTCCTCCCAGAACGTCCCCGACGTCTCGGCCCAGACCCGGATCGTCCAGGCCGCCAACCCGACACTGCTCCAGGCCGGCCTCCGCCTGGAGCAGACTGGCGTGCGCGACGGCTACCCCCACTTCCAGCTCCTCCCGGTCGGCACGCGGCCGCGCCGCCGACCGAAGAACCTGATCTTCGCCTCACCCCGCAAGCCGGACATCCGCTTCCTCGACGCCCTCGACAACAACATCGAGGTCCTCCAGGGCGCGGATGAAGTCCTGGTCTACGACCGCCCGATCGGCCCGGAAGGCCTGACCTGGCACGACCTGCAGGACTGGTGGCAGCACACCAGCGGCACCAGCGACGAAGAAGAGGTCAAAGCCACGCTCTACACCCGCCTGCTGGAGTCCATGCCCAGCCTTCGCACCTCCCCGCAACGCGCCCTCTTCCTCATCTACCACGAGCTCCACGGCCCCCGCGTCCCCCGGCTTCCCGCCCTCCTGCCGGAGGTCTGGCTGCACTGGGACCCCAAGACCGTGGCCCAGCGCGGCCCCGACGCCCTCCTGCACCACCGGATGGACTACCTGCTCCTCCTGCCGCACGGCCGACGCGTCGTCCTCGAGGTCGACGGAGCCCACCACTACGCCGACGGCCAGAAGTACACCGCCGGCGTACGCGGGGACCGCGAGCTGAGGCTCAGCGGCTACGACGTCTTCCGCTTCAGTTCCACCGAACTGACGAACCCCGACCACGCCCGCCCGCTCCTGCGCGAGTTCTTCACCCGCCTCTTCGACCTCTACGACGTGGCCTGCGCCCGGGCCCACCACGAACAGCGGGAACGCGATGTCCGGAAGTAG
- a CDS encoding dihydrofolate reductase family protein encodes MRSITARMFVTLDGVVQGLGRPDEDTRNGFVHGGWGPQYNDEVMGRELAKEMGKPGDMLFGRRTWEDFITAWGRRADGNPFTKHMNAARKYVVSRTLPDAGAWENSVLLRGEAAEVVAELKAQPGNDLSINGSATLVQSLHAAGLIDQYMLLIHPLTLGSGLRLFDGPAPLTEFDLTGSVATPKGVIIAHYTRR; translated from the coding sequence ATGCGTTCGATCACGGCCAGGATGTTCGTCACCCTCGATGGCGTCGTGCAGGGGCTCGGACGTCCGGACGAGGACACCCGTAACGGCTTTGTGCACGGTGGGTGGGGGCCGCAGTACAACGACGAGGTCATGGGGCGTGAGCTCGCCAAGGAGATGGGCAAGCCCGGGGACATGCTCTTCGGCCGCCGGACCTGGGAGGACTTCATCACCGCGTGGGGGCGCCGGGCTGACGGCAACCCGTTCACCAAGCACATGAACGCGGCCAGGAAGTATGTGGTGTCCAGGACACTGCCGGATGCCGGCGCCTGGGAGAACTCGGTCCTGCTGCGAGGTGAGGCGGCCGAGGTGGTGGCCGAGCTGAAGGCCCAGCCGGGCAACGACCTGTCGATCAATGGCAGCGCCACCCTGGTCCAGAGCCTGCACGCCGCTGGGCTGATCGACCAGTACATGCTGCTGATCCACCCGCTGACCCTGGGCAGCGGCCTGCGGCTGTTCGACGGCCCCGCCCCGCTGACCGAGTTCGATCTGACCGGCAGCGTAGCTACCCCCAAAGGCGTGATCATCGCGCACTACACCCGCCGCTAG
- a CDS encoding chloride channel protein, protein MLKITAWALPVGGAGALAALGLLRLIGLVTNLVFYQRWSTAMIAPGRVHHPWWLVLGAPMAGGLIVGLMARFGSEKIRGHGMPEAIESILTGGSTVQPKVAVLKPVSAAVSIGTGGPFGAEGPIIMTGGAIGSILAQLLHLTADERKTLLVSGATAGMAATFNSPLAAVLLAVELLLFEWRPRSFVPVVAAAAVATICRGFLLGRAPVFQVTLPPTGLHLPPQVEILAAVCGLSGGALAAAATWLVYRSEDAFARLPIHWMWWPAIGGAVIGLGGMIQPRALGVGYDVIDQLLTGHATTGLIAGILVVKTLIWALSLGSGTSGGVLAPVFMIGGALGAAEGMFFPHVMGGFWAMLGLAAVVGGVMRSPLTGVVFTLELTHAWAALLPVLIASTGAYALSALILKRSVLTEKIARRGLHLTREYSTDPLETFFVHEVMRPATVLGEDRPIDRALLDRLSKVGAAARLIPVTRLDGTPVAFTTAHDLTEYHASHPEKGRVTDAARPLQLALAPHDTLREVAYRFAELGLSSAPVLAPADRPRVVGVITLPDLLHARLHDLTEEHRRQRLIPRRQHTPTPRPASTDAAPARPGRADSADLPDPA, encoded by the coding sequence ATGCTGAAGATCACGGCTTGGGCGCTGCCGGTCGGTGGTGCGGGCGCGCTCGCTGCCCTCGGTCTGCTTCGGCTGATCGGCCTGGTCACCAACCTGGTCTTCTACCAGCGCTGGAGCACCGCAATGATCGCCCCGGGGCGGGTGCACCACCCCTGGTGGCTCGTGCTGGGCGCGCCGATGGCCGGCGGGCTGATCGTCGGCCTCATGGCCCGCTTCGGGTCGGAGAAGATACGTGGCCACGGTATGCCCGAAGCCATCGAGTCGATCCTGACAGGCGGCAGCACCGTGCAGCCCAAGGTGGCCGTCCTCAAGCCGGTCTCGGCCGCGGTCAGCATCGGCACCGGCGGGCCGTTCGGCGCCGAGGGGCCGATCATCATGACCGGCGGGGCGATCGGCTCGATCCTCGCCCAGCTTCTCCATCTGACCGCGGACGAACGCAAGACCCTGCTTGTCTCGGGGGCCACGGCCGGGATGGCAGCCACCTTCAACTCCCCGCTCGCTGCCGTGCTGCTGGCGGTGGAATTGCTCCTGTTCGAATGGCGGCCGCGCAGCTTCGTCCCGGTCGTGGCGGCTGCGGCGGTGGCGACCATCTGTCGTGGGTTCCTGCTCGGCCGCGCTCCCGTGTTCCAGGTCACCCTCCCACCCACCGGTTTGCATCTGCCCCCACAGGTGGAGATCCTTGCCGCGGTGTGCGGGCTGAGCGGCGGCGCTTTGGCGGCGGCAGCGACATGGCTGGTGTATCGCTCGGAGGACGCTTTCGCCCGGCTTCCTATCCACTGGATGTGGTGGCCGGCTATCGGTGGCGCCGTCATCGGACTCGGCGGAATGATCCAGCCCCGCGCCCTCGGGGTCGGCTACGACGTGATCGACCAGCTCCTGACCGGCCACGCCACAACCGGGCTGATTGCTGGCATCCTCGTCGTCAAGACCCTCATCTGGGCGCTCTCCCTGGGGTCGGGCACCTCCGGCGGCGTACTGGCTCCCGTCTTCATGATCGGAGGTGCACTCGGTGCCGCTGAGGGCATGTTCTTCCCTCATGTGATGGGCGGATTCTGGGCCATGCTAGGCCTGGCTGCAGTGGTCGGCGGGGTGATGCGTTCCCCCCTGACCGGGGTGGTCTTCACGCTCGAACTCACGCACGCATGGGCCGCGCTGCTCCCCGTACTGATTGCCTCCACCGGCGCCTACGCGCTTTCCGCCCTCATTCTCAAGCGCTCCGTGCTGACCGAGAAGATCGCCCGCCGCGGCCTCCACCTGACCCGGGAGTACTCCACCGACCCGCTGGAGACGTTCTTTGTCCATGAGGTCATGCGACCCGCAACCGTCCTGGGCGAGGACAGGCCGATCGACCGGGCCCTGCTGGACCGCCTGAGCAAGGTCGGCGCAGCCGCCCGGCTGATCCCGGTCACGCGGCTCGACGGCACGCCAGTCGCCTTCACGACCGCACACGATCTGACGGAATATCACGCCAGTCACCCAGAGAAGGGACGGGTGACCGACGCCGCCCGCCCGCTCCAACTCGCCCTCGCCCCGCACGACACCCTGCGAGAGGTCGCCTACCGCTTCGCCGAACTCGGCCTGAGCAGCGCCCCGGTCCTCGCTCCTGCCGATCGCCCCCGTGTGGTCGGTGTCATCACCCTCCCCGACCTCCTGCACGCCCGCCTGCACGACCTCACCGAAGAACACCGCCGCCAACGCCTCATCCCGCGCCGCCAGCACACACCCACCCCGCGCCCGGCGTCCACCGACGCGGCCCCAGCCCGACCCGGGCGGGCAGACTCTGCAGATCTACCCGACCCGGCCTAG
- a CDS encoding MarR family winged helix-turn-helix transcriptional regulator, whose translation MESMRPDPIPTESAASPRSTPDSAQVQVFQQATRDLIGIALRSLEEAGDGVPLSQMRLLLALWDLGRCPSSQVAAALGLAASSVTRLADRLAASGLLERGSLPDSRRVVTLELTALGREQVARVLEWREQELKRVLGALSPQQRAATADGLRCLHRAVAGDAGASPFAAGPVPL comes from the coding sequence ATGGAGAGCATGCGGCCAGACCCCATCCCGACCGAGTCGGCAGCGTCACCACGGTCGACGCCCGACTCCGCACAGGTCCAAGTGTTCCAACAGGCGACCCGCGATCTCATCGGTATCGCTCTGCGCAGCCTGGAAGAGGCGGGTGACGGCGTCCCCCTGTCCCAGATGCGTCTCCTTCTCGCCCTGTGGGACCTGGGACGATGCCCCTCATCGCAAGTAGCCGCTGCCCTGGGCCTGGCGGCATCGTCCGTCACGCGCCTCGCGGACCGCTTGGCCGCCTCCGGCTTGCTGGAACGCGGCAGCCTCCCGGACAGCCGTCGCGTCGTAACCCTGGAGCTGACCGCACTCGGCCGTGAGCAGGTCGCACGAGTCCTGGAATGGCGTGAGCAGGAGCTGAAGCGCGTTCTGGGTGCTCTGAGTCCTCAGCAACGGGCAGCAACCGCCGATGGCCTGCGCTGCCTGCATCGCGCGGTGGCTGGTGACGCCGGGGCATCCCCGTTCGCCGCCGGGCCGGTGCCGCTGTGA